The genomic stretch GGGCGCGAGGAGCCGAATGAGGGAGGTCAACAAGGCGGGCCGACCGGAGACCATGGCTCCGGGACCCTAGCGGAAAGCGGCGCCCGCGTGCGCTGGCTTCAGCGCCGGGACGCGCTGGCCGGCAGCGCGCTCCAGCGCTCGACGTCCGCCAGGGTGAGCGGGTCCTCGCCGCGCAGGAACTGCTCCAGGTGCCCCAGCGAGTCCACGCCGAAGAACAGCTCGTCGTCCGCCAGGTAGGTGGGCACGCCAAAGGCCCCGGCGGCCACCGCCGCCTCGGTGTTCCGCCGGACCCGGTCCTTCACCTCCTGCGTCTGGGCCGCCGCGAGCAGCGCCTGGGCGTCCAGCCCCGCGGCCTGAATCGCCGCGCCCACGGCCTCGGGCGACTCCGCCCCCTTCCCGCCGCCCCAGGCGGAGGCATACAGGGCGCTCACCAGCCGGCTCCGGGCCTCCACGTCATCCACGGCGGCCGTCACGCGCAGCGCGAGCAGCGGATTGAAGGGATGCGTCGGCGGCGGCGCGAAGGGCACGCCGAAGTCATGGGCGATGCGGAAGGTCTGCTTGAAGATATAGCTCCGCTTGGGCACGACCTCCGCGGGACCGATGTTTCCCGTCGCGTTGAGCACCCCCGCCAGCAGCACGGGCACCGGCTCCACGGTGCGGCCATGGCGCGCGGCGAGCGCCGGCAGGCGCGTCCAGGCCAGGTAGGCATACGGCGAGATGAAATCCAGCAGGAACCGCAGTGGGGTGTGGGCCATGGCCCGAGTCTAACGCCCCACGTCCGGGCTGTGAGGACACAGTCCCGTCGACTTTCCAGCGTCACATCAGGCGCTCTGACGCAGCTCCCCGGCCCGGCGCTGGAGCGCCCCCCGCAGGGAGCTGGCCAGGGCCAGCAGGCTGGAGGCCCGGGCATCCGTGAAGGCCGCCTCGGCCGCCTCCAGCGCCACCACCGACGACTCCGCGTCCCGCGCGCGCTCCGCGAGCGACAGGCGCACCAGCCCCACCTGGAGCACGTTGCCCGTCAGCTCCGCCAGCGCGAGCGCCCGGCGCAGGTGCACCAGTCCCTCCTCACCGGGCAGCAGCGCCGCCAGCGCCCGGCGGGAGAGGATTTCATCCCACGGGTTGGCCAGCACCGGGTCCGTGGCCCGCGCCAGCGCCGCCTCCGCCGCGTCCTGCGCCGCCACCAGGTTGCCCTGCTCCCGTTCGAAGCGGGACTGGTAGACGCGCAGCAGCGTCTCCATGCGGACGCCGCTCTCGCGCGCGGCGGCCAGGGCCGCGGGAAGTGACCGGCGCGCCGCACCCGCATCCTCGAAGAGCACGTCGCGGCAGGCCTGGTACACCCGCAGGTGACACTGGAGCCACCGGTCCTCCGGCAGCACCCGCGCCAGCGCCTCGGCGCGGGCCACCACCGCGGCCACGTGCTCGTGCTCGCCGCGCTCCAGGTAGTACGGCGGCGTGAAGAGGGCCAGGTTGCGCTCCATCAACCGGGGGTTGCCCAGCCGCCGCACCAGCTCCGTCTTCTCCGTGAAGGCCGGGACGAACGCCGCGCCGTCGCCCGTGAAGGCCGCGCGCGTCACCACCGAGAACAGATGGAAGCCGCGCACGTCCGTGAACCCCTGGGCCTCCGCCACGGCGTACCCGTCGCGGAGCGCCTGCGCGTCCAGCGGCTCCCCGCGCAGCGCCAGGTTCATGTTCATCGTGAAGCCGCCCATGCCCAGCGCCCACGCCAGGCGCTTGGGCAGACGGCCCATCACCTCGCACAGCCCGCGAAGCCGCTTCAGTTGCTCGTACTGCGTCTCCAGCACGCCGGCGAAGCGGCCCGTGTAGGCACACAACTGAGCGGGCGCCAGCTGCGTCGCGGCGCGATAGGGCGACACCTCTGGCTGCTCGGCCCGCACGCGCTCCAGCAGCGCCGTCAACTCGTCCGTGCGCCCCACGCTGGCCAGCGCCATGGCCTGGAGGATGCGCAGCTCGGCCTGCTTCCAGAAGACGTCCGAGGAGCTGGCGAACGCATCCGCCTCGCGCTCGCGGAACAGCGCCTTCAGGCGCGCGGGACGCTCTGCTTCGGGCGCGGCGCACGCGGCCTCCAGCGCGGCCACCGCCTGCGTCCGCCCGTCCACCAGGTCCACCGTGGAGGCCCAGTGGTCGCTCAGCTTCCGCGCGAAGACGAGCGAGGTGGGCGGGTCGCTCGAATAGCCCACCTCCACCATCGTCACCCAGATGCGCAAGAGCAACCTGTCACGGCCCGGGAAGTCCGGCGCGGCCTCCAGCAGCATCGCCGCTTCCTTCAGCAGCAGCGTGGCCTCCAGCAGCGCCTGCGCCTCGATGGCGGCCCGGCCCGCGTCCAGCAGCGGGCCAATGGCCAGC from Myxococcus xanthus encodes the following:
- a CDS encoding 2-hydroxychromene-2-carboxylate isomerase, producing the protein MAHTPLRFLLDFISPYAYLAWTRLPALAARHGRTVEPVPVLLAGVLNATGNIGPAEVVPKRSYIFKQTFRIAHDFGVPFAPPPTHPFNPLLALRVTAAVDDVEARSRLVSALYASAWGGGKGAESPEAVGAAIQAAGLDAQALLAAAQTQEVKDRVRRNTEAAVAAGAFGVPTYLADDELFFGVDSLGHLEQFLRGEDPLTLADVERWSALPASASRR